A genomic window from Quercus lobata isolate SW786 unplaced genomic scaffold, ValleyOak3.0 Primary Assembly Scq3eQI_336, whole genome shotgun sequence includes:
- the LOC115973273 gene encoding probable carboxylesterase 9 yields MTSDIDPYEHLHIALNSDGTLTRFVKLPKANTVASPDDPVVFKDHTLNAEKKTRVRIHMPTIKLPPNDGTRIPIIIYYPRSIWFLSFWDSDKTYILTSKLACQVPAIVVSVEYRLAPENKLPEQYHDAMDAILWVREQALNPNGEHWIKDYGDISRCFLHGCGCGGNIAFFTALEAARMELEPLKIVGNIMNQPMFGGMERTSSELQNCADPAFPLSAQDLVWEFSLPKGENRDHWYCNPTVEGPHTSAINKLCRCLVIGFYGDAMLDRQQEFVTMLMRHEVQIDAMFHDSGFHAMEIVDQEWMNYIVEIIRHFIVDTENKP; encoded by the coding sequence ATGACGTCAGATATAGATCCCTACGAACACCTTCACATTGCTCTGAACTCTGATGGCACTCTCACTCGATTTGTGAAGTTACCAAAGGCAAACACCGTGGCCTCTCCTGACGACCCCGTGGTTTTCAAGGATCACACCCTCAATGCTGAAAAGAAAACCCGCGTCCGAATCCACATGCCAACAATCAAATTGCCTCCCAATGATGGCACAAGGATTCCCATCATAATTTACTACCCCCGTTCGATTTGGTTCCTTTCCTTCTGGGACTCTGACAAGACCTATATACTAACCTCGAAGCTCGCATGCCAAGTTCCTGCTATTGTTGTTTCCGTTGAGTACCGCCTTGCTCCAGAAAATAAGCTCCCAGAGCAATACCATGATGCCATGGACGCGATTCTTTGGGTGAGGGAACAAGCACTCAATCCAAACGGTGAGCATTGGATAAAAGATTACGGAGATATTTCAAGGTGTTTTCTGCATGGATGTGGTTGTGGTGGGAACATAGCATTTTTCACTGCGTTAGAAGCAGCGAGAATGGAGTTGGAGCCCTTGAAGATTGTCGGGAATATAATGAACCAACCCATGTTTGGTGGCATGGAAAGGACGAGCTCAGAGCTGCAAAATTGTGCGGACCCTGCCTTCCCCTTGAGTGCACAAGATTTGGTTTGGGAGTTCTCGTTGCCTAAAGGTGAAAATCGGGACCATTGGTATTGTAATCCGACAGTGGAGGGCCCGCACACGAGCGCCATCAACAAGCTTTGTAGGTGCCTTGTGATTGGGTTCTATGGGGACGCCATGTTAGATCGGCAGCAGGAATTTGTAACCATGTTAATGAGGCATGAGGTCCAGATCGACGCGATGTTCCACGATTCAGGGTTCCATGCGATGGAGATTGTAGACCAGGAATGGATGAATTATATTGTGGAAATTATTAGACACTTCATCGTAGATACTGAAAACAAACCGTGA